The Paenibacillus sp. RUD330 genome has a segment encoding these proteins:
- a CDS encoding flagellar FlbD family protein, which yields MIEVTRLNGSKLMINALLIELLEETPDTLVTMTTGKKMVVVESAAVLAGRMTDFYRSIGLAASSHKSGYTEE from the coding sequence ATGATTGAAGTAACAAGGCTCAACGGCAGCAAGCTGATGATCAATGCCCTGTTGATCGAGCTCCTGGAAGAAACGCCGGATACGCTCGTGACGATGACCACCGGCAAAAAAATGGTCGTTGTGGAGTCGGCTGCCGTTCTGGCCGGGCGGATGACCGATTTCTACCGCTCCATCGGCCTCGCGGCATCATCTCATAAGAGTGGATATACGGAGGAATAG